Within Schumannella luteola, the genomic segment TGATCGAGGGCGAGCTGCAGCAGCGCGCGCACGTGCGCGTCGTCGATCTCGTAGTGCGCCTCGCGGCCCTGGCGGTGCACGCTCACGACGCGGTGTGCGCGCAGCAGGCGCAGCGCGTGCGACACCGACGACTCGCTCGAACCGACGGCCGCGGCCAGATCGCGCACGCGCATCCGCCCGTTGAGGAGCGCCGAGAGGATGCGCACGCGGGCCGGATCGCCCAGCAGCGAGAAGACGTCGGCGACGTGCTCCACCGCGTCGTCGCGGGGGAGTGCGGCGCTGGGGAGTGCGGCGCTGGGGAGTGCAGCGCGGGCGTCCTCAGCCGGAACGGGCGCCGTCGCGGCCGCCGCATCCCTC encodes:
- a CDS encoding ArsR/SmtB family transcription factor, coding for MSSSDARDAAAATAPVPAEDARAALPSAALPSAALPRDDAVEHVADVFSLLGDPARVRILSALLNGRMRVRDLAAAVGSSESSVSHALRLLRAHRVVSVHRQGREAHYEIDDAHVRALLQLALDHVGHANPLHPVGDEH